The sequence below is a genomic window from Hemitrygon akajei chromosome 2, sHemAka1.3, whole genome shotgun sequence.
tccaaagcAAACAAGCCTAGTCTATCCTAGcataggaaagatttaaaagagtaTGGGACTAGCTCAAGAAGGCACGTTGGACAAAAGTGAAATTTCAAGTTTAAGATTAGCTGATGTTTTATAAACCATTATTGTAGACTTAATTTTAAAATTGGGTAATGAAGCATTCAATATTTTACGGTAACAGTTTTACAATGTTTTACTTATATTTCTCTTAATAAAATAACACAATTAAATAGAACTGCTACTTGAGATCATTTCACTGTATTCTGTTGTATGGGCAAGTGATTAAATGATTGGCATTAATTATACACTTTTGCTATTTGTGTTTCTGTCTATAACTACAAAGAAAACAAGACtggaggaataaacacaagagattctgcagatgctggaaatccagagcaacacacacaaaatgctagaggaattcagcaggtcaagcagcacctgaggaaaggaataaagagttgatgacaggaccaatgaagaatctcagcccaaaacgtagactattttcctttccatagatgctgcttgacctgctgagttcctctggtattttgtgtgtgttcgatTGGGGAATGCCATTTGGAAATTCCATATAATATGGAAATGTGACATGAAATACCCTTATGtgatgtgtttaaaaaaaaaaatatttttcctcATTTTTTTGCCAGCTGCTGTAAATTCATTTAAAGAAGCTAGAGAAAAAAACAAAGACCAGAAGTTGCTGCAGGAGCCACAGTTGAAAACAGAGTCATTAAAGCCCTCAAGGCAAGAAGGAATGTCCCATGGTAAGACAAATAAGATGAAAAGAGACAATACCATAAGTGAGAAAAGCAAACCAACGCTTATCAAACAAGCCAGTGCAACTCTGGAAGAATCTGAACCTGAAGTTACGATTGAAAAGTGTTTCACTAATGAAGATGCCACCAAAGTCCAAGCTGCTGAGTCCGCATTGGTTTCTCAAGTTACCAAACAGACTGAATCTAGAGCAATAGATATCGAACAAATTAGTGCAACTCCAGAAAAATCCAAATCCGAAGCTTTGAGTGAAGATTGTTTCAGTCAAGAAGACACCTCCAAAAACCAAGCTGCAGGTTTGGTTTCTCAAATTACTAAAGAGATGAAACCTGCCCAgttaaatatagagaaaaaaattcaaGTTTCAATTAATTCACATAACTCAAAACCTATTGAAGAAGATGAGAGTGTTGATGAAGAAGAAGAGTATTTTGATGATAGCACAGAGGAGAGGTTTTATAATCAGTCATCTAGTGATGAGAGTGGGGATGATGATTTCTTCATTGGAAAGGTGAAAAGAACAAATAAAAGGAAGCAAGAATCTGATCCAGCAGCTGATGTCAACGTTGAAAATGATAATGAGAGAAATATGCCAACTGGCCTGAAGGAAATAAAGAGCAATCTTAATAGAAAAAAGAGCAGCGGGGAACAGACAAAATTTGGATCTTTATTTTGTAGCAATTTGTCGAGTTCAAGGGCATCAGTGCAGAAGAGGTAAGGATCAGATATGTTTATTCACTTTGAATTAAATTCCTATAAATAATTATGCTACCCACTGGTAAATGAACTTGATTTTAAACTATTGTTTTTTTTCACAGCAATCTCCAAGGACAAGTCAAGAACAAGAAATCTGGTCAGTGTAGATGGTATTTCTTGCTGGGTTTTCGTTGGTTATTCAAATGCTgtgcattttattttaaatgtattCACAATTATTCACAACAGTTTCTATGCTGTTGTTGTACACTTTGCTTGGTTGCATCAATGTATACAGCATTATTAGAAGTATGGAAAGTAGAAAGGGATTTGCACATTGAGTACTCTGGTGCACAAATAATTGCCCCCATTGTAGACTATAGTGGATTATGCATGCCCTCACATCTTTCCTACCATAAAGTAAGATCTGAGATGAATTTATTTCATTTCTTCAATTTATTCCTTGATTCCTTCAATGCGTTCATTCCTTGGAGCTCAAATATCTATCAATAAATGATCTTCATAATACTTCTTTGTCAGGAATTCTCAGCCATTATCATACGGAAAGTGAATAAGCAAGTTTGAATATTTATTTTATTGCATAG
It includes:
- the srfbp1 gene encoding serum response factor-binding protein 1 isoform X2, producing MAASGAPMNVNNEIVKLRKDVKKARALIIRKLSRNIIQLKTKKGTQDAITKNLRRAERLLEDIHTMKPSSTSEERAIARIASHPLVCKKIAAIKAAVNSFKEAREKNKDQKLLQEPQLKTESLKPSRQEGMSHGKTNKMKRDNTISEKSKPTLIKQASATLEESEPEVTIEKCFTNEDATKVQAAESALVSQVTKQTESRAIDIEQISATPEKSKSEALSEDCFSQEDTSKNQAAGLVSQITKEMKPAQLNIEKKIQVSINSHNSKPIEEDESVDEEEEYFDDSTEERFYNQSSSDESGDDDFFIGKVKRTNKRKQESDPAADVNVENDNERNMPTGLKEIKSNLNRKKSSGEQTKFGSLFCSNLSSSRASVQKSNLQGQVKNKKSAVQHKSSNSKKLSFREKSQGKRGDAIPKPQQSLHPSWEASRRRKEQIQIVAFQGKKIRFDD
- the srfbp1 gene encoding serum response factor-binding protein 1 isoform X1, giving the protein MAASGAPMNVNNEIVKLRKDVKKARALIIRKLSRNIIQLKTKKGTQDAITKNLRRAERLLEDIHTMKDLKPDYVSKAALQENLNCEKVCEKPSSTSEERAIARIASHPLVCKKIAAIKAAVNSFKEAREKNKDQKLLQEPQLKTESLKPSRQEGMSHGKTNKMKRDNTISEKSKPTLIKQASATLEESEPEVTIEKCFTNEDATKVQAAESALVSQVTKQTESRAIDIEQISATPEKSKSEALSEDCFSQEDTSKNQAAGLVSQITKEMKPAQLNIEKKIQVSINSHNSKPIEEDESVDEEEEYFDDSTEERFYNQSSSDESGDDDFFIGKVKRTNKRKQESDPAADVNVENDNERNMPTGLKEIKSNLNRKKSSGEQTKFGSLFCSNLSSSRASVQKSNLQGQVKNKKSAVQHKSSNSKKLSFREKSQGKRGDAIPKPQQSLHPSWEASRRRKEQIQIVAFQGKKIRFDD
- the srfbp1 gene encoding serum response factor-binding protein 1 isoform X4, producing MKDLKPDYVSKAALQENLNCEKVCEKPSSTSEERAIARIASHPLVCKKIAAIKAAVNSFKEAREKNKDQKLLQEPQLKTESLKPSRQEGMSHGKTNKMKRDNTISEKSKPTLIKQASATLEESEPEVTIEKCFTNEDATKVQAAESALVSQVTKQTESRAIDIEQISATPEKSKSEALSEDCFSQEDTSKNQAAGLVSQITKEMKPAQLNIEKKIQVSINSHNSKPIEEDESVDEEEEYFDDSTEERFYNQSSSDESGDDDFFIGKVKRTNKRKQESDPAADVNVENDNERNMPTGLKEIKSNLNRKKSSGEQTKFGSLFCSNLSSSRASVQKSNLQGQVKNKKSAVQHKSSNSKKLSFREKSQGKRGDAIPKPQQSLHPSWEASRRRKEQIQIVAFQGKKIRFDD
- the srfbp1 gene encoding serum response factor-binding protein 1 isoform X3 yields the protein MLPGLLSSSSILHVLLYWDLKPDYVSKAALQENLNCEKVCEKPSSTSEERAIARIASHPLVCKKIAAIKAAVNSFKEAREKNKDQKLLQEPQLKTESLKPSRQEGMSHGKTNKMKRDNTISEKSKPTLIKQASATLEESEPEVTIEKCFTNEDATKVQAAESALVSQVTKQTESRAIDIEQISATPEKSKSEALSEDCFSQEDTSKNQAAGLVSQITKEMKPAQLNIEKKIQVSINSHNSKPIEEDESVDEEEEYFDDSTEERFYNQSSSDESGDDDFFIGKVKRTNKRKQESDPAADVNVENDNERNMPTGLKEIKSNLNRKKSSGEQTKFGSLFCSNLSSSRASVQKSNLQGQVKNKKSAVQHKSSNSKKLSFREKSQGKRGDAIPKPQQSLHPSWEASRRRKEQIQIVAFQGKKIRFDD